In Syntrophaceae bacterium, the sequence GCGAGGAGCTGATCCGGAGCAAATCAACGGACGGCTCGACGTCGGAGCTGCCGGTCTTCATCGGTGACATCGACGGTAAACTGATGGTGGTCCGGTAAAGAACAGATCGGAGGAGACAGGGAAATGATCGAACCGGTCAAGATACCCCCGCCAGGGGAGGAACTGGAACTGCGGATGAACAAGGTCCGCGCCCTGATGGCCCGGGAAGGGCTGGATTGCTATGTCGCCGGACATACCGACAACGTGTATTACCTGACCAACTTTGCCTATGTCCCCTTTGAGCGCCCCTTTTTCCTGGTGATCCCCCTGGACGGCGTCCCCGTGCTGATCCTGCCGGGGCTCGAAGTGAGCCATGCGGAAAGCCGGGTCCTGCTTCCGGTGGAATACCGTACCTATTATGAATTTCCGGCGCCCAAGGGGCGGACGTATGTGGACGTGCTCAGGGACGTCATTCCCGGCGGGGCGCGGGTCGGTATCGAACCGTCGCTGAGCATTGCCCAGCAGGCCGTCATGCCCGGCCGGCTCAAGGCCGTCGACGTGATCGACGAGGCCCGCCTGGTCAAGACGGATTACGAAGCGGGCCGCATTGCCTATGCCTCTCGGGTCGTGAATGCCGGACTGGCCAAATGCTTCGAGCTGAGCAAGCCGGGCGCCATGGAAATGACCCTGTACGGCGACAGCGTCCGCCAGATGATGGGGGTGGTTCTCATGGAAATTCCCAACGCCAATCTCCTGGTCTCGAAGTTCCTCTGCGCCGTCTGGCCGAAAAAACTATCCGCCCAGCCCCATTCCGTGCCCGGGTTGTTCGAGCAGCTCGAGGAGGGCGGTCCCAACGTCGTCATCGTCACGGCCCAGGCCGACGGCTATTCCGCCGAGCTGGAGCGCACGTATTTCCTGGGCCGGGTCCCGGAGGACTCGCGTCGCCCCTTTGAAGCCTGCATGGAGGCGCGGGCCCTGGCCTACGAGCTGGTCAAGCCCGGCGCCGTGGCGGCCGAAGTGGATGAGGCCGTTCTGAACCTCCTGAAAAGGCGGGGATACGGCGATGCCATCCTTCACCGAACCGGTCACGGCTTCGGGATTACCGGTCACGAGCCCCCCTGGATCGCCTTGGGCTCCGGCGACGTGCTGGAGAAAAACATGGTGATCAGCATCGAGCCGGGCATTTACCTGCCGGACGTCGGCGGATTCCGCCATTCTGACACGGTGCTGGTGACGGGCGACGGATGCCTTTCCCTCACCACGGCCCCGGACCGGCTCGAAGAGGTCGTGCTGCCGGTCTGACCCGGTAAAGGGGGGCCGACCCTTTTCGCAGTCAGGGCAATCGGGGTGAAATCATGAAGACACGCCCTGAAGAGGAAGTTCACAGGATCCAGGCCGCCGTTCTGCGCCGGCGGGGCGGGCCGCTGACGATCGAGACCCTCGAACTGGAAGGGCCCCGGGACGACGAGGTCCTGGTGCGTCTCGTCGCCTCGGGCATCTGCCACACGGATATTTCGTACATCGACGGCTGGGACGAATCCGATGGGGCGCTGGTGCTGGGCCACGAAGGGGCAGGCGTCGTGGAGCGGGCGGGGTCGGGCGCAAAGGGCGTCCGGACCGGCGATCCCGTCGTCCTCTCGTATCAGTCTTGCGGCCGGTGCCGTCCCTGCCGGAGCGGCCGTCCCGCCCGCTGCAGCCGCTTTGGGGAAGCAAATTTCGGCTTCCGGCGCCTCGACGGCAGCAATGCGCTGCATCGAAGCGGCGTGCAGGGCCACTTCTTCGGCCAGTCCTCCTTTTCCACCCACGCCCTTGTCACGGAGAGAAACCTCGTCCGGGTCTCCGGGGACCTGCCGCTGGAGGTCCTGGCCCCGCTGGGCTGCGGTGTACAGACCGGGGCCGGCACGGTGATGAATTCGCTCAAGGTTGCAAGCGGGGAAAGCATCGCCGTGTTCGGAACGGGGGCGGTGGGCCTTTCTTCCGTCATGGCGGCGAGCCTTGCCGGCGCCGGTCCGATCATCGGTGTGGACATCAAGCCGGGAAGGCTCGGGCTGGCCATCGAACTGGGCGCCACCCACATCATTGACAGCCGCCGCCGGGAGGTCGCGACGGGCATCGCGGCAATCACCGGCCGCGGCGTTGATTACGTGGTGGAGACGACGGGCGATCCCGGCATGCACCGGATCGCCGCCGCCGTCCTGAATCCTCGCGGCACCGTGGCGCTCATGACCGGCGAGGAGGGCGAAAGGCTGCCGGGAAGGCGGAAAACCGTCGGCATCATCCAGGGCGACGCCGTGCCGCAGCAGTTCATCCCGAGGCTGATCGAGCTGTACCGGGCCGGGCGGTTTCCCTTCGACCGGCTGATGAAATTCTATGCCTTCCGGGATATCAACCGGGCTATCGCCGATTCCCGCCGGGGCGGCGCCGTCAAGCCCGTACTTCGGATCGGTGGGGCATAGGATGAAAGGAATCAGGCCATGCTGCAGTGCAAAAATAAATCAGACCTGTTTTTGAGGCGTGGGTTTACCCTCGTCTCTATCGTGCTGGTACTGGTCGTCCTGTGCGTTCTGGCGCTGTACGCGATCCCCGGGTTTCTAGGGCCCCAGGGGCGGAAAGACGCGGACAAGATCGAGGCGGGCAGACCCGCCGCCGGCCCGGGTCTGCAGCAGCCGATTGCGGGAAGGGAACCCCCCCAGAACGACGCTCGGAACATCGCCGGCATGAGCGCGCTTGCCGCAGCGGCGTCGAATGTCCAGATCGCTCAGGCGAAAATGACGGTCAGCAATCCGTCAGGCAGGGCCGTTACGAACGCGGACGTCGCAAACCTGCTCAACTCCGATTACACGGCCGTCGGCGATTACATCGTATCGTACGCTCCCTCCGGCACCGACAAAATCGTGATCACCCTTCAGCCCGGTTCCAAAGGCAAATTCGGGACGCCGAATTCAAGGGAAATTACGCTCAATCGATAGTGCGACGCCGTCTGGAACGCTGGGAATCCAGCCTTTTCACTGAAAAACACGCCGGTTTCCCGGGGAGCAGGCCGCCCGCTGGAGAACCGTTTCATCCCTCGCCGAAACGTGATAGGGTCGGAAAAACATCGAACATGTATCCCTCCCGCAGTCCCTCTTGTTCGTGAAAGGAGGCTGAACGATGGGCAACCTGAATCGAAGAGAATTCCTGCAACTCGGCGTGGCGGGAACCACGACCGCCCTTCTGGGATGGGAAGGCGTCGCGGGTGCCGTCCAGGGCGTCTCGCCGGCGGCGTTCGTCTTCCCGAAGCCCGTTTACCGGACGCTGGGCCGAACGGGGCTCAAGATCACGGTCATCAGCTTCGGGGCGATGCTGACGCCGGAGGCGGAGGTGCTGGAGACGGCCTTCGACCACGGCGTCAATTACGTCGATACGGCCAGGGTCTACATGGGCGGCCGGAATGAGGAGATCGTCGGGAGGGCGCTGAAGGGCAGGCGGGACAGGGTCCATGTCGCGACGAAAACGACCGGGCGATCTGGAAAGCAGGTCATCCGAGACGTGGAAACAAGCCTGAAGGAACTCGACACGGACCATATCGACGTCATACAGCTCCACAGCCTCAGCAGCCGGCAGGACCGCATCTTCAACCCCGACATCCGGGAAGCCCTCACGAAGTTGCGGCAACAGGGGAAGGTGCGCTTCTTCGGGGTGACCTCCCACCGAAACGAGGCGGAGGTGCTCAACGCGCTGGTCGACGACAAGGAGCGGTTCTTCGACGTTGCCCTCGTGAAGTACAACTTCCAGAGCGACGCGCAGACAACCCGGGCTGTGGCCCGGGCTGCCGGGGCCGGCGTCGGGATCATCTCCATGAAAGCACTGGCCGGAGGCTACCGGACGGGCGCCCTGGGGCCGCTCACGCCCTACCAGGCCGCCCTCAAATGGGTCCTCAAGAACAGGAATGTGGCCGCGATCATCCCCGGCATGAGGGACATGGCGGAACTCAGGGAAGACATCGCCGTGATGGGGATGCCCTTCGGGCCCCTCGACCGGGTTCTCCTGAAACGTTACGAGGCCTCCATCCGCCCTTTCTATTGCCATTTCTGCGGGCAATGTGAATCCACCTGCCCGCACGGCGTCGAGATCAGCACCGTCAACCGCAGCCTCATGTACGCGGAGGCGTACCGCGACCACGCGCTTGCCCGCTCCACCTACCGCCTGCTCCCTTCCTCCTCTTCCGCGTCCGTATGCCTGAACTGCCCGGAATGCGTGGCGAAATGCGTCAACCGGCTCGATATCCGGGCGAAAATGGAGCGGGCCGGAAAGCTGCTCGCATAGGGCCGTCCGGCCGCCGTTGGGCTCACGCCCGACAGGAGAGGAAAGCATTGATCCGAGTCAAGGCAATCCTTGCCGTCCTGGGCTGTGCCGTCGCCTTTTTCCTGGCGGCGGCCGTTCCTGCATGGTGTGAAGACGGCGCCCTGCAAAGCGTGCTTCCCCGGCCGGGATTCGCCGGGGGCTGGACGGCGACGGAGCCGGCAAATCTCTACGACCGAAACACGCTTTTCGAGCACATCAACGGCGAGGCGGAGCTCTTCATGCCCTACGGATTCGATCTGCTCGCCACATCGACCTACGCAAGCGCAGCGGACCCGGACGTGTGGATTGTCGCCGACGTCTACCGAATGGGGTCCGTCCTCGACGCGTTCGGAATTTACGCCAATTTCCGCCGGGCCAGGGCGGACCGCGTCGCCATCGGCGCGGACGGCTTTATCCTCCCCACCCAGATGATGTTCCATCAGGACCGGTATTTTGTCCGGCTCCAGGTAACCGGGGCGAACAGCCTTCCCCGGAGCGATTTCATGGCCTGCGGACAGGCGATCTCGCAGCGGTTGCCGCAGAACAGCCGGCCGCCGCAGGAGCTGGAGACGGTTCGCATACCGGCCCTCGTGTCCGGGAGCGAGCGGTACGTCACGCCCAGCCTTCTCGGATACGCCTTTTTCCGGCGGGGGATTGTCGCCGACGCCGTTCTGGACGGGAAACACATGCAGATCTTCGTGGTCCTGAACGATGATCCGGACGCCGCCCGGGAAGCGTTTTCCCGATACCGTTCCTACCTGGCGGCGGAGGGCCGGGACCTGCGGAATGGAGATACGCCCGATTCCCTGACCGCCATCGATCCCCTCTACGGGACAGTGCTTGCGGAGCAGGCCGGCCGGTATGTTGCCGGCATGATCCGGATCGGAGACGCCGCCGCGGCGGGACAAATCGTCAAGCAGTTGCGGGCGCGAATCGCAGCCTGCAGGTAAAAAGGAAAAGGAGTCCGATTCATTGAGAGACACCGATAAAACAAGGGAACAGCTCATCGAGGAACTGGAGGCCCTTCGCCGGCGGCTCGCCGGGACAGACAACCCGGGCGAAGACGGTCGCGGTGAAGCGGGAGGATACTCGGGGTTCTCCACCTTCCATGAATTTCTCCTGGAGAGCATCGACGAAGGAATCTGGGTGGCCGACCGGCACGACCGGATTCTTTTCGCCAACAGCCTGGTGGTAAAGATCACGGGCATTCCGAAGGAGCGGATGACCGGGATCGACGTCCTTTCAGACCGGGTCCAGGACCGATGGAGCGAACTCCAGTCCCTCTACCGGAACGCGAAAAGCAGCCTCCGCCCGGTCATCTACGATAACACGCCCGTTCAGACCCCGGGCGGTTTGATCCTGCTTTCCGGCAAGCTGGTGCCGGTTTTGGCGGACGGCCGTTTCCACGGAATGATCTGTACGGCCAGCGACGTAACGGAGCTCCGGCAGGCGGAGGAGGCGTTGACTCATGCGGAGGAGCGCTTTGCCACCGCCTTTCGCTCCAGTCCCGACGCCATCGTGATCAGCCGGGAAAGTGACGGCTGGATCATCGATTTGAACGACGCCTGGGAGACCGTTACCGGATACAGCCGCCGGGAGTCACTCGGCCGGAGCTCTAATGACCTGGGAATATTCATTCGTCCGGAGCAGCGGCGTGAACTGGCCGAGAGGATCGCCGAACAGGGGCAGCTGCAGGATTACGAGATGGAAATCCGTCACAAGTCGGGAGAACTGCGACGGGTAAGCCTGTCGGTGGGGCGGATCCGGCTCCAGCATCAGGAATATATGCTGAGCATCATCCGCGACGTCACGGAGCGCAAGCGCACGGAAGAAGCGCTCCGCGAGAGCGAGGAACGTTTCCGCAAAGCCTTTCTGACGAGTCCGGACGCCATCAATATCAACCGGTTCGATGATGGAACCTATGTCGACGTAAATGAAGGATTCATGGCCCTGACGGGTTTCACGCGGGAGGATGTCGTCGGGAAAACCTCCGTGGAATTGAATGTCTGGGTCGATCCGGCGGACCTGAGGAAGCTGATCGACGGGTTGAGGGAACACGGGCGGGTCAGCAATATGGAGGTCCGGTTCCGGATGAAGGACGGTACCATCTTGGCCGGCTTGGTGTCCGCCACGATTCTGACATTGAAGGGAGAGACACACGTCCTCTGCGTCACGCGTAACGTCGAGGAAATGAAGAAGACCCAGGATGCGCTGCGCGACCGGGAGGAAAAATACCGGGGACTGTTCGAAAACGCCCTGGTGGGGATTTACCAGTCCACTCCCGAAGGCCGGTTCCTGTCGGCGAACCCGGCCCTGGCCCGGATCTATGGATACGATTCCCCCGAAGATCTGATCGAAAGCGTCACGGACATCGCAACGCAGATCTTCTTGGATCCCGGGGACCGCACAGAGATCCTGCGCATCATGGATGCCGATGGAGTTCTCCCGGCCTACGATGTCTGGCACCGCCGGAAGGACGGGACACCCGTCCGGCTGTCCCTGCATTCGCGGGGCATCCGGGACGAGACGGGATGCATCGTCCGCCTGGACGGTCTGGCGGTGGACATTACCGAACAAAAGCGGGCTGAAGATGAGCTGCGGCGCCGGGAAGAGATCCTCAGCGGCATCTTCAAAGCGACCCCGATCGGCCTGTGCATCATGAAAGACCGTGTGTTTGAGAGCGCCAACAAGGCCTGGTATGACGTCTACGGCTATTCCGAATCCGAAATGATCGGTCATACGCCACGCATGCTGTATGACGATGAAGAGGAATATCGGCGCGTCGGACGGGAGCTGTATGCGGGCCTCGCGGAGCGCGGTCTGGCCATGGCCAGAACAAGACTGATGCGGAAAGATGGAGTGTTTCGGGATTCCATCCTGATTGCCGCTCCTCTCCCGTCGGACGACGAGGCCCTGCGTGCAATCGTTGCGATCCAGGATGTGACGGAGCAGACGCGCATCCTGGAAGAACTGCGGGAGAGCCGCCGGCAGCTGAGGGATATCATCGAATTCCTGCCCGACGCGACCCTCGTCGTCGACCAGGAGGGCAGGGTCATCGCGTGGAACCGGGCGATTGAAAACATGACGGGCATCAAGGCGGAGGAGATGATCGGCAAGGGGGATTATGAATACGCCCTTCCCTTTTACGGCTTCCGGAGACCCATCCTGATCGATCTCGCGCTTCATCCGGACCGGGATATGGAGCGGCAATACACGGCCATCCACAGGGTGGGGGAGATCCTGTTCGGCGAAGCCTATACGCCGAACCTTCCGCCCGGTGACCGGCACCTGTCTGCCACCTCCTCCGTCCTTCGCGACTCCAGGGGCCAGATCACCGCCGCCATCGAGTGCATCCGGGACAACACGGAGCGGAAACGGATGGAGGAACGGCTGAACCGGGCGGAGAAGATGGAAATCCTCGGCAGGTTGGCCGGTGGCGTGGCCCACGACCTCAACAACGTCTTGGGCGTGCTGACCGGATATTCGGAGCTGCTGGCGGAGAAGCTTCCCGAGGGCTCCCCCACGAGAAAGTATGCCGAAAACATATTGCAGTCCAGCATCCGGGGAGCCGCCATCATCCAGGACCTGCTGACCCTGGCCAGGAGAGGGGTGGCCGTTTCCGAAGTGGTCAACCTGAGCCGTGTGGTTTTCGATTATCTCCGGACGCCGGAATTCGAGAAACTGAAAGCAGGCCATCCGGCCGTGAAAATCTGGACCAACCTCGATCCCGAGAACCAGCTTCTGAACATCAAGGGGTCTCCTGTTCACCTGGGCAAGACGGTGATGAACCTGGTCTCGAACGCCGTGGAGGCCATTTACGGCGACGGGGAGGTGACAATCCGGACGGAAAACCGGTACCTGGACCGGCCGATCAGGGGGTATGACGATGTGAATGAAGGGGATTACGTCGTGCTCACCGTGTCCGACAGCGGAAAGGGGATCTCCGCGCAGGACATCGGGAAGATCTTCGATCCCTTCTACACGAAGAAGGTGATGGGGAGGAGCGGCACAGGACTGGGACTGACCGTCGTCTGGGGAACCGTGAAGGATCACAGCGGGTATATCGACGTGCATAGTGAAGAGGGGAAAGGGAGCACGTTCTCGGTCTATTTCCCGGTGACGAGGGACGAGCCCTCGGCCGCCGGTGCAAAAATGGAGATGTCCGCCTACATGGGGCGGGGCGAGTCCCTCCTGGTCGTCGACGACATGAAGGATCAGAGGGAAGTGGCCACGAGCATGCTGAAACGGCTCGGCTATCGGGTCGAGGCGGCCTCCAGCGGGGAGGAGGCCGTGGAGCGTATCAGGGAGAAGCCTTTCGGCCTGGTCGTCCTCGACATGATCATGGACCCGGGCATGGACGGCCTGGAGACCTACCGGAAAATCGTTGAGATCCGGCCGAAGCAGAAAGCCGTGATTGTGAGCGGATTCTCCGAGTCCGACCGGGTCAGGCAGGTCCTGGAACTCGGCGCCGGTGTTTTTGTCAGGAAGCCTTACATCCTGGAGAAAATCGGTGCCGCCATTCGCAGCGAACTGGACCGGAAATAGTGAAAAAATAGGTCAGCAATATCAGGGGAATAATTACTCCTTGCAATTGTCAGGCAATTGTGATGGCACTTCCCGCGCCTGCAAGAAAGCAACATCCCCCGAAACAGATCGGTCCGTCCTCGGTTGTCTGTAGCACTCGTTCGGATGAATTCCATTGTTCAGGTAGGCGGAAGAGCCCTGTGTAAGGCCATGCATATTTAGCATAGCCATAGAAGCAGCGAAACAACACGCCGTTTTCCCGGGACGGCGCAATCCTTGTTCATTGGGCTGCGGAGGAGGAATCGTGAGCGGCGGTGACGGAAAGAAAGACCCGTTTGACGGGGAAGTGGCGATTCCTCAGGAATGGCATGAAAAATCGGAATGTCCTGAAGGACTCCGCCTGGAGACGGGAGCCCCTTTTGCGGACCCCGCTGCTTTCTACAGGCTTCTCCTGGAGAATA encodes:
- a CDS encoding aminopeptidase P family protein; this translates as MIEPVKIPPPGEELELRMNKVRALMAREGLDCYVAGHTDNVYYLTNFAYVPFERPFFLVIPLDGVPVLILPGLEVSHAESRVLLPVEYRTYYEFPAPKGRTYVDVLRDVIPGGARVGIEPSLSIAQQAVMPGRLKAVDVIDEARLVKTDYEAGRIAYASRVVNAGLAKCFELSKPGAMEMTLYGDSVRQMMGVVLMEIPNANLLVSKFLCAVWPKKLSAQPHSVPGLFEQLEEGGPNVVIVTAQADGYSAELERTYFLGRVPEDSRRPFEACMEARALAYELVKPGAVAAEVDEAVLNLLKRRGYGDAILHRTGHGFGITGHEPPWIALGSGDVLEKNMVISIEPGIYLPDVGGFRHSDTVLVTGDGCLSLTTAPDRLEEVVLPV
- a CDS encoding NAD(P)-dependent alcohol dehydrogenase codes for the protein MKTRPEEEVHRIQAAVLRRRGGPLTIETLELEGPRDDEVLVRLVASGICHTDISYIDGWDESDGALVLGHEGAGVVERAGSGAKGVRTGDPVVLSYQSCGRCRPCRSGRPARCSRFGEANFGFRRLDGSNALHRSGVQGHFFGQSSFSTHALVTERNLVRVSGDLPLEVLAPLGCGVQTGAGTVMNSLKVASGESIAVFGTGAVGLSSVMAASLAGAGPIIGVDIKPGRLGLAIELGATHIIDSRRREVATGIAAITGRGVDYVVETTGDPGMHRIAAAVLNPRGTVALMTGEEGERLPGRRKTVGIIQGDAVPQQFIPRLIELYRAGRFPFDRLMKFYAFRDINRAIADSRRGGAVKPVLRIGGA
- a CDS encoding PAS domain S-box protein produces the protein MRDTDKTREQLIEELEALRRRLAGTDNPGEDGRGEAGGYSGFSTFHEFLLESIDEGIWVADRHDRILFANSLVVKITGIPKERMTGIDVLSDRVQDRWSELQSLYRNAKSSLRPVIYDNTPVQTPGGLILLSGKLVPVLADGRFHGMICTASDVTELRQAEEALTHAEERFATAFRSSPDAIVISRESDGWIIDLNDAWETVTGYSRRESLGRSSNDLGIFIRPEQRRELAERIAEQGQLQDYEMEIRHKSGELRRVSLSVGRIRLQHQEYMLSIIRDVTERKRTEEALRESEERFRKAFLTSPDAININRFDDGTYVDVNEGFMALTGFTREDVVGKTSVELNVWVDPADLRKLIDGLREHGRVSNMEVRFRMKDGTILAGLVSATILTLKGETHVLCVTRNVEEMKKTQDALRDREEKYRGLFENALVGIYQSTPEGRFLSANPALARIYGYDSPEDLIESVTDIATQIFLDPGDRTEILRIMDADGVLPAYDVWHRRKDGTPVRLSLHSRGIRDETGCIVRLDGLAVDITEQKRAEDELRRREEILSGIFKATPIGLCIMKDRVFESANKAWYDVYGYSESEMIGHTPRMLYDDEEEYRRVGRELYAGLAERGLAMARTRLMRKDGVFRDSILIAAPLPSDDEALRAIVAIQDVTEQTRILEELRESRRQLRDIIEFLPDATLVVDQEGRVIAWNRAIENMTGIKAEEMIGKGDYEYALPFYGFRRPILIDLALHPDRDMERQYTAIHRVGEILFGEAYTPNLPPGDRHLSATSSVLRDSRGQITAAIECIRDNTERKRMEERLNRAEKMEILGRLAGGVAHDLNNVLGVLTGYSELLAEKLPEGSPTRKYAENILQSSIRGAAIIQDLLTLARRGVAVSEVVNLSRVVFDYLRTPEFEKLKAGHPAVKIWTNLDPENQLLNIKGSPVHLGKTVMNLVSNAVEAIYGDGEVTIRTENRYLDRPIRGYDDVNEGDYVVLTVSDSGKGISAQDIGKIFDPFYTKKVMGRSGTGLGLTVVWGTVKDHSGYIDVHSEEGKGSTFSVYFPVTRDEPSAAGAKMEMSAYMGRGESLLVVDDMKDQREVATSMLKRLGYRVEAASSGEEAVERIREKPFGLVVLDMIMDPGMDGLETYRKIVEIRPKQKAVIVSGFSESDRVRQVLELGAGVFVRKPYILEKIGAAIRSELDRK